The region GAGAGGACATTAAAATGTCCCGTTTTTATTTGTTATTTTATTTATGAAAACAGAAAAAAAAGACGCAATAAAAGATAAGGGTTTTTGGTTAAGGTTGTGGGAGTTGCTTAGCCCTTCCCAGAAGCGGATTAAAATTCTAGCTGTTTTAATAGTGCTTTTTGAATCATCCCGTTTAATCGGGCCGTATATTCTAAAAATAATTATTGATAAGCTGGTTAATTTTAAACTTGAAGAGATTATATTTATTGTTTGGCTTATCGGACTGATGTTTTTATCCGAGCAAATAAATTCCCTGCTTCATTATTTCAAGGACAGGATAGTTTTCAAATTGCTGATTGACATTGAATATTATCTTCCCGTTAATGCCCAAAAGAAATTGGTTTTTTTGGATTTGAGTTATCATGAGAGGGAAAATACGGGGAATAAAATAATAAAGATTGAGCACGGCGTGCAGAAGATTATTGAGCTTTTGGGCAATATGTCCTGGGAAGTTGTGCCGACGCTTACCCAGCTGATTGTGACCCTGATAGTTTTGTTTATCGTTGACTGGCGCTTCGGCTTGGCTTTTCTTATTTTCTCGCCTTTGTTTATCGCCATAACCTATAAAGTAAATAAAGATTTGCAGCCGGTCCGGCGGCAAAGGCATAAAAATTATGAAATCGCTTCTGGGAAAATGGGGCAGTCAATTATCAATATAAATACCGTGAAATCCTTTGTCCAGGAAAAAAGGGAAATAAAAGAGTTCGGTTCCATAAGGGAAAAGATAAAAATCAACGAACTTAAAGAGTGGTTTAAGCTTCTTAATTTTGGCTTGGCCCGCAATTTCGTGATTGATTTGGGCCGGATTACCATGTTATTATTGGGCGCCTATCTTGTCTGGGAAGCCAAGGTAAGCATCGGCACTTTAGTTTTTGTAATCACCCTTTCGGAAAAGTCTTATTTTTCGCTTTACCGCCTTTCCCGTTTTTATGACCGGGTAGAAGAGGGGGCGATAGCCGTAAATCGGTTTATAAATTTAACCAGGGAAAAAACGGAGATAGTAAACCAAGAAGACGGGATTAAGCCCGGAAATATAACGGGAGAGATTAAATTCAAGGATGTCAGTTTCAGCTACAAAGGAGATAGGAATAAAGCTTTGGATAAAGTTAATCTTAAAATAAGCGCCGGCTGCGTTACCGCTTTGGTCGGCCCTTCGGGCGGCGGCAAAACAACGGTTGCCCGTATGATTTACAGGCATTATGATCCGCAAGCCGGGATGGTTTTGCTGGACGATAAAAATTTAAAAGATTATGATTTGTACGGTTTTAGGAAATTTATCGCCATTGTCCCGCAGGAAACAGAAATTTTTAATATGAGCGTACGCGATAATATCGCTTATTCTAACCCCAAAGCGTCTTTGGCCGAAGTTAGGGCCGTGGCCAAAATCGCCAATGCCGAGGAATTTATCAATCAGTTATCCTTCGGGTATGAAACCCTAGCCGGGGAAAGGGGCATAAAACTTTCCGGCGGACAAAGGCAGAGAATCGGCATTGCCCGGGCAATTTTGGCTAATCCGCGGATTTTAATTTTTGACGAAGCGACTTCTAATCTGGACAGCCGGAGCGAGAAATTAATTCAGGAAGCGATGGAGAAAATTAAACAAGGCCGGACTGTAATAATAATCGCCCATCGCTTGAGCACGATAAAAAAGGCGGATAAAATTATTGTTTTGGAAAACGGAAAAGTGACGGAAGAAGGCAGCCACTATGAGTTAGCTAACATGAAAGGCGGTTTATACGCCGAATTGTTAAAGCTGCAG is a window of Patescibacteria group bacterium DNA encoding:
- a CDS encoding ABC transporter ATP-binding protein codes for the protein MKTEKKDAIKDKGFWLRLWELLSPSQKRIKILAVLIVLFESSRLIGPYILKIIIDKLVNFKLEEIIFIVWLIGLMFLSEQINSLLHYFKDRIVFKLLIDIEYYLPVNAQKKLVFLDLSYHERENTGNKIIKIEHGVQKIIELLGNMSWEVVPTLTQLIVTLIVLFIVDWRFGLAFLIFSPLFIAITYKVNKDLQPVRRQRHKNYEIASGKMGQSIININTVKSFVQEKREIKEFGSIREKIKINELKEWFKLLNFGLARNFVIDLGRITMLLLGAYLVWEAKVSIGTLVFVITLSEKSYFSLYRLSRFYDRVEEGAIAVNRFINLTREKTEIVNQEDGIKPGNITGEIKFKDVSFSYKGDRNKALDKVNLKISAGCVTALVGPSGGGKTTVARMIYRHYDPQAGMVLLDDKNLKDYDLYGFRKFIAIVPQETEIFNMSVRDNIAYSNPKASLAEVRAVAKIANAEEFINQLSFGYETLAGERGIKLSGGQRQRIGIARAILANPRILIFDEATSNLDSRSEKLIQEAMEKIKQGRTVIIIAHRLSTIKKADKIIVLENGKVTEEGSHYELANMKGGLYAELLKLQRMGEVD